A single Epinephelus lanceolatus isolate andai-2023 chromosome 22, ASM4190304v1, whole genome shotgun sequence DNA region contains:
- the ecsit gene encoding evolutionarily conserved signaling intermediate in Toll pathway, mitochondrial has translation MKCARCLLQLQCLRLLGQSARSAAQYGALLQSTSSSQPNMLHNTQHQVLRRFHGSPACAKDRPVPAEFMNEDDKKKDRSLVIHDDLFEQVAKGAKTKATFNKVVDVFLKRDVRRRGHVEFIYAALRKMPEFGVEKDLAVYNKLLDVFPKEVFVPRNFIQRMFNHYPRQQECGVQILEQMENYGIMPNVETKVLLVQIFGEKGHPMRKYQRIMYWFPKFKHINPFPVPHQLPEDPVDLARFSLKRIASDLDAQVTVYQLPCTDITESGEEITLPYIVGIQSPSQMELLAKHNPSRPVFVEGPFPLWLRKTCVYYYILRADPVPAEEKVEEPYDPERCFDYPLQLDLDLDVDLGDDESFDVEDLDEGPVFAMCMTSQGDQAVLNQWISGLQENNQILGQVPTLFRLDAGPKQLQAAADTESAHHHKTEPESQREERQPEEEPEVTVEEEPRRSQRMK, from the exons ATGAAGTGTGCCCGCTGCCTCCTCCAGCTGCAGTGTCTCAGACTGCTGGGCCAGTCAGCCAGGTCTGCTGCCCAGTATGGTGCCCTGCTCCAGTCAACTTCCTCCAGTCAGCCTAACATGCTGCATAACACCCAGCACCAG GTGTTGAGGCGTTTCCACGGCAGCCCAGCATGTGCCAAGGATCGACCTGTACCTGCAGAGTTCATGAATGAGGATGACAAGAAGAAGGACAGGTCTTTGGTGATCCATGATGACCTGTTTGAGCAGGTGGCCAAAGGGGCCAAAACCAAGGCCACATTTAACAAAGTGGTGGACGTGTTCCTCAAGAGAGACGTGCGACGGCGGGGTCACGTGGAGTTTATTTATGCTGCTTTGAGGAAGATGCCAGAGTTCGGTGTGGAGAAAGACCTGGCTGTCTACAACAAGCTGCTGGATGTTTTCCCCAAAGAGGTGTTTGTGCCCAGAAACTTTATCCAGCGGATGTTCAATCACTATCCCCGACAGCAGGAGTGTGGAGTGCAGATACTGGAGCAGATGGAGAACTATG GTATCATGCCCAACGTGGAGACCAAAGTCCTGCTGGTCCAGATCTTTGGAGAGAAGGGCCACCCAATGAGGAAGTACCAGCGCATCATGTACTGGTTCCCCAAATTCAAACACATAAATCCCTTCCCCGTCCCCCACCAGCTGCCTGAGGACCCGGTGGACTTGGCTCGCTTCAGCCTGAAACGCATCGCAAGTGACCTGGATGCTCAAGTCACCGTCTACCAG CTGCCCTGCACAGACATCACAGAGAGTGGAGAGGAGATCACTCTGCCATACATAGTAG GTATCCAAAGCCCCAGCCAGATGGAGCTGCTGGCCAAACATAACCCGAGCAGGCCCGTGTTTGTAGAAGGCCCCTTCCCTCTGTGGTTGAGGAAGACGTGTGTGTACTACTACATCCTCAGAGCTGACCCAGTACCGGCTGAGGAAAAG GTCGAGGAGCCCTATGATCCAGAGAGGTGTTTTGACTATCCTCTACAGCTAGACCTGGATTTAGACGTGGACCTTGGAGATGACGAGAGCTTCGATGTGGAAGACT TGGATGAGGGTCCAGTCTTTGCCATGTGTATGACCAGCCAGGGAGACCAGGCCGTCCTCAACCAATGGATCTCTGGCCTCCAGGAGAACAATCAAATCCTGGGTCAGGTCCCCACTCTGTTCCGCCTGGACGCCGGGCCCAAGCAGCTGCAGGCTGCGGCTGACACAGAGTCAGCTCACCACCACAAGACAGagccagagagccagagagaggagagacagccTGAAGAAGAACCTGAAGTAACAGTGGAGGAAGAGCCGAGGAGAAGTCAGAGGATGAAATAG